A genomic window from Maridesulfovibrio sp. includes:
- a CDS encoding chemotaxis protein CheW, with product MEEGKKIALDAELIQLVTFSIGEEEFGVDILKVQEIIRTMEITKVPRAPQFVEGVINLRGKVIPIIDLRSKFGLQTRDHDQHTRIIVIEINDMIVGFVVDSVSEVLRIPASTVEPPPPVVSGLESEYISGVGKLEDRLLILLDLNRLLSGEEQEQLAQV from the coding sequence ATGGAAGAAGGTAAGAAAATTGCGCTCGATGCGGAATTGATTCAGCTGGTTACCTTCAGTATTGGCGAAGAGGAATTCGGTGTTGATATTCTTAAGGTTCAAGAGATTATCCGAACCATGGAGATTACCAAGGTTCCTAGAGCGCCGCAATTCGTCGAGGGCGTAATTAACCTTCGTGGTAAAGTTATTCCCATTATCGATCTGAGAAGCAAGTTCGGTCTCCAGACACGGGATCATGACCAGCATACAAGAATCATAGTTATTGAAATTAATGATATGATAGTAGGGTTCGTAGTAGATTCAGTTTCTGAAGTTCTGAGAATTCCAGCATCTACCGTTGAACCACCGCCGCCGGTTGTTTCCGGTCTTGAATCGGAGTATATCAGCGGAGTAGGTAAGCTTGAAGACAGACTGCTAATCCTGCTTGATCTCAACAGGCTCCTTTCCGGCGAAGAACAGGAACAATTGGCACAGGTATAA